In one Bos mutus isolate GX-2022 chromosome 19, NWIPB_WYAK_1.1, whole genome shotgun sequence genomic region, the following are encoded:
- the PITPNA gene encoding phosphatidylinositol transfer protein alpha isoform — protein sequence MVLLKEYRVILPVSVEEYQVGQLYSVAEASKNETGGGEGVEVLVNEPYEKDGEKGQYTHKIYHLQSKVPTFVRMLAPEGALNIHEKAWNAYPYCRTVITNEYMKEDFLIKIETWHKPDLGTLENVHKLEPEAWKHVEVIYIDIADRSQVLSKDYKAEEDPAKYKSIKTGRGPLGPNWKQELVNQKDCPYMCAYKLVTVKFKWWGLQNKVENFIHKQERRLFTNFHRQLFCWLDKWVDLTMDDIRRMEDETKRQLDEMRQKDPVKGMTADD from the exons ATGGTGCTGCTCAAGGAGTA TCGAGTCATCCTACCTGTGTCTGTAGAGGAG TATCAAGTAGGGCAGCTGTATTCTGTGGCTGAGGCCAGCAAAAATGAAACGGGTGGTGGTGAAGGCGTGGAGGTCCTGGTGAACGAGCCCTATGAGAAGGACGGCGAGAAAGGCCAATACACGCACAAGATCTACCACTTACAGAG CAAAGTGCCCACGTTTGTTCGAATGCTGGCCCCAGAGGGAGCCCTCAATATACATGAAAAAGCATGGAATGCCTACCCTTACTGCAGAACCG TTATCACA AATGAGTACATGAAAGAAGACTTCCTGATTAAAATTGAAACCTGGCACAAACCTGATCTTGGGACCCTGGAGAAC GTGCATAAACTGGAGCCTGAGGCATGGAAACATGTGGAAGTCATATATATAGACATTGCAGATCGAAGCCAAGTACTTAGCAAG GATTACAAGGCAGAAGAGGACCCAGCAAAATATAAGTCTATCAAAACAGGCCGAGGACCTTTGGGCCCCAATTGGAAG CAAGAACTTGTAAATCAGAAAGACTGCCCATACATGTGTGCATACAAACTGGTTACTGTCAAGTTCAAGTGGTGGGGCCTGCAGAACAAAGTGGAAAACTTTATACATAAG CAAGAGAGGCGTCTGTTTACAAACTTCCACCGGCAGCTGTTCTGTTGGCTGGACAAGTGGGTCGACCTGACGATGGACGACATTCGAAGGATGGAAGACGAGACGAAGAGACAGCTGGATGAG ATGAGACAAAAGGACCCAGTGAAAGGCATGACGGCGGATGACTAA